Proteins encoded together in one Peribacillus asahii window:
- a CDS encoding adhesin, producing MKITDGAKHLLENFLNEKGAEGIRLTSVAGCCGPQFAISLDAPIETDTIEIINGIKVAFDSQIAGTDELTLDKEENEEGAGLVLLGASSCC from the coding sequence ATGAAAATTACAGATGGAGCTAAACACTTGTTAGAAAATTTTTTAAATGAAAAGGGCGCAGAAGGAATTCGGCTAACTTCTGTTGCTGGCTGTTGCGGGCCGCAATTTGCGATTTCTTTAGATGCACCAATAGAAACAGATACAATTGAAATAATCAACGGAATTAAAGTAGCGTTCGATTCACAAATTGCAGGAACGGATGAATTAACATTAGATAAAGAAGAAAATGAAGAGGGGGCAGGATTAGTTTTATTAGGTGCTAGTAGCTGTTGTTAA
- a CDS encoding GntP family permease produces MLFVVLLIGVLLIVVATTKFKVHPFLSLLLGTLFVGFASGMPLAKIVENINSGFGGLMGGIGLVIVFGTIIGTILEKAGAALRMAEVVLRIVGPKRPQFAMSLIGYIVSIPVFCDSGFVILNSLRKALAKRAKVALASMSVALATGLYATHTLVPPTPGPIAAAGNIGADGFLGTIILIGLITAIPAVVVGYLWATKVASKIEVEDDGEELDYEEIVRSFGKMPSTFQAFLPIVLPIVLIGAGSIVSVAGIEGNAAAFLNFLGQPVIALLAGVVAALTLLPKYDEETLTNWIGEALLDAAPILLITGAGGAFGTVIKNTGIAEMIQGWNLGDMFSGALFLLVPFLIAAALKTAQGSSTAALVITSSLIAPMLPTLGIEGAVPLALVVMAVGAGAMTVSHVNDSFFWVVTQFSGMKVTDAYKAQTMATLMQGLVTIVVSMILWVILV; encoded by the coding sequence ATGTTATTTGTTGTCTTACTTATTGGTGTTTTATTAATTGTTGTGGCTACTACAAAGTTTAAAGTGCATCCGTTTTTATCATTATTATTAGGTACATTATTTGTTGGATTTGCTTCTGGCATGCCTCTCGCTAAAATCGTAGAAAATATAAATAGTGGTTTTGGTGGCTTAATGGGTGGTATTGGTCTTGTTATCGTCTTCGGAACAATTATCGGGACCATATTGGAAAAGGCTGGAGCGGCTCTACGTATGGCTGAAGTGGTTTTACGTATTGTTGGGCCGAAAAGACCGCAGTTTGCGATGAGTTTAATCGGTTATATTGTTTCGATTCCTGTATTTTGTGATTCTGGTTTTGTTATTTTGAACAGCTTACGAAAAGCATTGGCTAAGCGGGCGAAAGTGGCTCTTGCTTCGATGTCTGTGGCGTTGGCAACTGGATTATATGCAACACATACCCTTGTGCCGCCAACGCCAGGTCCAATTGCAGCGGCTGGAAATATTGGAGCAGATGGTTTCTTAGGTACAATTATTTTAATTGGATTAATTACAGCTATTCCTGCGGTTGTTGTCGGTTATTTATGGGCAACAAAAGTGGCAAGTAAAATCGAGGTTGAAGATGATGGTGAGGAACTAGATTATGAGGAAATCGTTCGTTCATTTGGAAAAATGCCATCTACGTTTCAAGCGTTTTTACCAATTGTGTTACCAATCGTATTAATCGGAGCAGGATCCATTGTATCTGTTGCTGGAATAGAAGGAAATGCAGCAGCGTTTCTTAATTTCTTAGGCCAGCCTGTTATTGCTTTACTTGCTGGTGTAGTTGCGGCACTTACATTATTGCCAAAATATGATGAAGAAACATTAACAAACTGGATTGGTGAAGCATTGTTAGATGCAGCCCCAATTTTATTAATTACAGGAGCTGGCGGTGCTTTTGGTACAGTCATCAAGAACACAGGGATTGCTGAAATGATTCAAGGCTGGAATCTTGGGGATATGTTTAGTGGTGCTTTATTCTTACTTGTTCCTTTCCTTATTGCCGCTGCTTTAAAGACAGCACAAGGTTCATCAACTGCAGCTCTTGTTATTACATCTTCACTTATTGCCCCAATGTTACCAACGCTTGGCATAGAAGGAGCTGTACCTTTAGCGTTAGTCGTTATGGCTGTTGGGGCAGGTGCGATGACAGTGAGCCATGTGAATGATAGTTTCTTCTGGGTAGTTACTCAATTTAGTGGAATGAAAGTGACCGATGCTTATAAAGCACAGACGATGGCTACGTTAATGCAAGGCCTTGTGACAATTGTGGTGAGTATGATTTTGTGGGTGATTTTAGTTTAA
- a CDS encoding CdaR family transcriptional regulator yields MLTQEIAKEIVAQTMIRLNRNINIMDEQGTIIASGNVKRINQAHFGAKEVLRTGKPLIILKDDLQQWDGALPGINLPIQFQNDIIGVIGITGNPEEIMEFGELVKMITEMMIQQSFLTEQIEWKQRLIELVFEDLLTDLSQYESIKQRLNLIGVTLEAPYQVGVIELGSHHLKKNELLQIFRDSFNKQQTLIGFLNVNRLFVLTSHLPEERLKQKMLNVINLLKSKGISLRVGTGSTVFVQAHIRHSFEEALSALKFGNLEQTFITYNEIETKALLDQLDERAKQQFSKRILSNLPDKLIDTLEHFFACNLNIGECAKEMYIHRNSLIYRIKKVKEKTGYDPQNIHDAMTLQLAIWILQMLPKE; encoded by the coding sequence ATGTTAACACAAGAAATAGCAAAAGAAATTGTTGCTCAAACAATGATACGATTAAATAGAAATATCAATATAATGGATGAACAAGGAACCATTATTGCCTCTGGAAATGTAAAGCGAATTAATCAAGCTCATTTTGGAGCTAAAGAAGTTCTTCGAACGGGTAAACCTCTCATTATTTTGAAAGATGATTTACAGCAATGGGATGGAGCCCTTCCAGGCATTAATCTCCCTATTCAATTCCAAAACGACATTATCGGTGTCATCGGAATTACCGGAAACCCAGAAGAGATTATGGAGTTTGGAGAGTTAGTCAAAATGATTACCGAAATGATGATTCAACAATCCTTCCTCACCGAACAGATTGAATGGAAACAACGATTAATTGAATTAGTATTTGAAGACTTGCTTACAGATTTATCACAATATGAATCAATTAAACAAAGACTAAATCTAATTGGAGTAACATTAGAAGCACCCTATCAAGTAGGTGTAATAGAATTAGGATCCCACCATTTAAAAAAGAATGAGCTGCTTCAAATATTTAGAGATTCTTTCAATAAACAACAAACGCTTATCGGTTTTTTAAATGTAAATCGGTTATTTGTTCTTACCTCCCATCTACCTGAGGAGCGGTTAAAACAAAAAATGCTAAACGTTATAAACCTCTTAAAGTCGAAAGGTATATCACTGCGGGTGGGAACAGGCTCTACCGTATTTGTCCAAGCTCATATTCGTCACTCTTTTGAAGAAGCTTTAAGCGCTTTAAAATTCGGTAATCTCGAACAAACTTTTATTACTTATAATGAAATTGAAACGAAAGCCCTTTTAGATCAACTAGATGAACGAGCTAAACAGCAATTTTCTAAAAGAATTTTAAGCAACTTACCAGACAAACTAATTGATACGTTAGAACATTTTTTTGCTTGCAACCTAAATATAGGAGAATGCGCAAAGGAAATGTACATTCACCGTAATTCTCTTATCTATAGAATTAAAAAGGTAAAAGAAAAAACTGGATACGATCCACAAAATATACACGATGCTATGACATTACAGCTTGCGATTTGGATTTTACAGATGCTGCCTAAGGAATAA
- a CDS encoding TPM domain-containing protein encodes MIRKRVPHFLLVLLASFVLAGQVFAKDTDIPNSVGDIYVQDFADILTENEENQLKSIGRSLENQTTAQVSVLTVETTEGTPIAEYANEAFRQYGIGSEVEDNGVLLVLAMDDHKVQIEVGYGLEGRLPDGKIGRILDEHAIPYLNDNEPNKAVIETYEVLAQEVATEYGVEGGQQTTEKQATEEEGIGIPTWLIILFIVASVFIDFKFFGGTLTSIILSILSRGGGRGGGDGGSRGGGGGSSGGGGAGRGW; translated from the coding sequence ATGATTAGAAAGCGGGTTCCGCATTTTCTTTTGGTGTTACTCGCTTCTTTTGTTTTAGCAGGTCAAGTATTTGCAAAGGATACTGATATTCCAAATTCAGTTGGTGACATTTACGTACAAGATTTTGCCGATATTTTAACAGAAAATGAAGAAAATCAACTAAAAAGTATAGGGCGCAGTCTTGAAAATCAAACAACGGCACAAGTGTCTGTTCTTACTGTTGAAACAACTGAAGGCACACCGATTGCAGAATATGCGAATGAAGCTTTCAGGCAATATGGAATTGGTAGTGAAGTGGAAGACAATGGCGTTTTACTCGTTCTTGCTATGGATGATCACAAAGTTCAAATTGAAGTGGGATATGGGTTAGAAGGTCGACTTCCAGATGGAAAGATAGGAAGGATTTTGGACGAACATGCGATTCCCTATTTGAATGATAATGAGCCAAACAAAGCTGTGATTGAAACGTACGAAGTATTGGCACAAGAAGTGGCGACTGAATATGGCGTAGAAGGTGGTCAACAAACTACAGAGAAGCAAGCAACTGAAGAAGAAGGGATAGGAATACCCACGTGGTTAATCATTCTTTTTATTGTAGCTTCTGTGTTTATTGATTTTAAGTTTTTTGGAGGAACGCTTACTTCAATCATCCTGTCCATTTTGTCCCGTGGAGGTGGCAGAGGTGGTGGAGACGGTGGTTCACGCGGAGGTGGCGGCGGTTCCTCTGGCGGCGGTGGAGCAGGTAGAGGATGGTAA
- the arsA gene encoding arsenical pump-driving ATPase, whose amino-acid sequence MYPSFSPNHVQTQFLFLTGKGGVGKTSTACATAVALADSGKKVLLISTDPASNLQDVFGIELTSTPRAVPTVANLYVSNIDPEASAKAYRESVIGPYRDIFPEAVVATMEEQLSGACTVEIAAFDEFTGFLTNREIGNLYDHIIFDTAPTGHTLRLLQLPTAWNGFLEESTHGASCLGPLSGLVDKKKLYSSAVAALADLTKTTLILVTRPDVSAILEADRASKELKEIGIKNQMLIINGLLQHHNEEDEVSSAFYHRQRDALKQMPENLKETTIYSLPYVSYSLTGVENLRNLFKLYDAVPIPDLTLENQSMNLPGLKEVIDDFLDNRTKLIFTMGKGGVGKTTVASAIAVGLVEKGHRVHLTTTDPAAHLDYQFQSNHLNQNLTISSINPKVEVEKYKAEVLAKSSENLDEAGLAYLKEDLESPCTEEIAVFQAFAEVVAKSENEIVVIDTAPTGHTLLLLDASESYSKEIERSTGEVSESAKKLLPQIRNPKETAVVIVTLAEATPVLEASRLQDDLRRASINPQWWVINQSLSATNTNDPILKGKAIAEKEWIQEVKDNKAEKCALIPWLHEEKVGYDKLKDYIK is encoded by the coding sequence ATGTATCCATCATTCAGTCCAAATCACGTTCAGACGCAATTTTTATTTTTAACAGGAAAAGGTGGCGTAGGAAAAACATCAACAGCTTGTGCAACAGCAGTCGCATTAGCCGACAGTGGAAAAAAAGTGCTGTTAATTAGTACAGATCCTGCCTCCAATCTACAAGATGTATTTGGCATCGAGTTAACTAGCACACCGAGAGCAGTTCCGACGGTTGCCAATTTATATGTGAGTAATATAGATCCTGAAGCATCAGCAAAAGCCTATCGGGAGAGTGTTATTGGTCCATATCGAGATATATTTCCAGAAGCAGTAGTCGCTACAATGGAAGAGCAGTTATCAGGTGCGTGTACAGTCGAGATTGCTGCATTTGATGAATTTACAGGTTTTCTTACAAATAGGGAAATCGGAAATCTTTACGACCATATTATCTTTGATACTGCCCCAACAGGGCATACATTACGACTTTTACAGCTTCCAACGGCTTGGAATGGATTTTTAGAGGAAAGTACGCACGGTGCATCATGTTTAGGTCCTTTATCTGGGTTAGTGGATAAAAAAAAGCTTTATTCAAGCGCGGTAGCTGCTCTTGCTGATTTAACTAAAACGACTTTAATACTCGTAACACGACCAGATGTTTCAGCCATTTTGGAAGCAGACCGTGCTTCAAAGGAGCTTAAAGAGATTGGAATCAAAAATCAAATGCTCATTATAAATGGTCTTCTTCAACATCACAATGAAGAGGATGAAGTATCATCGGCTTTTTATCATAGACAACGCGATGCATTAAAGCAAATGCCAGAAAATCTAAAAGAGACTACCATATACTCGTTACCGTATGTTTCTTATTCTTTAACAGGTGTGGAAAATCTCCGAAATCTGTTTAAGCTATACGATGCAGTTCCGATACCTGATTTAACCCTGGAAAATCAATCAATGAATCTTCCAGGATTAAAAGAGGTTATTGATGATTTTTTAGATAACAGAACCAAGCTGATTTTCACAATGGGGAAAGGTGGCGTAGGAAAAACAACCGTTGCATCTGCTATTGCAGTGGGTCTAGTTGAAAAAGGGCATCGAGTCCATTTAACAACAACCGATCCTGCTGCTCACCTAGACTATCAATTCCAAAGTAATCATCTAAATCAAAATTTAACAATTAGCAGCATTAATCCAAAAGTAGAAGTCGAAAAATATAAAGCTGAAGTCCTAGCTAAATCAAGTGAAAATTTAGATGAAGCTGGTCTTGCTTACTTAAAAGAGGATTTAGAATCACCATGTACAGAAGAAATTGCTGTTTTTCAAGCATTTGCTGAAGTAGTGGCTAAATCTGAAAATGAAATTGTCGTCATTGATACAGCACCGACAGGACATACATTACTATTATTAGATGCATCCGAGTCTTATAGTAAGGAAATTGAAAGGTCAACAGGTGAAGTATCAGAAAGTGCAAAAAAATTACTGCCTCAAATTCGAAATCCAAAAGAAACAGCAGTAGTTATTGTTACACTTGCGGAAGCAACACCTGTTTTAGAGGCATCTAGATTACAGGACGATCTAAGACGGGCTAGTATTAATCCGCAGTGGTGGGTCATTAACCAAAGTTTATCTGCCACTAATACGAACGATCCTATTTTAAAAGGTAAAGCGATAGCAGAAAAGGAATGGATTCAAGAAGTAAAGGATAATAAGGCAGAGAAATGTGCACTTATTCCTTGGCTACATGAAGAAAAAGTTGGCTATGACAAGCTAAAAGATTATATTAAGTAG
- a CDS encoding glycine betaine ABC transporter substrate-binding protein produces the protein MNISKIPLGNWVDSFVDWITVAFAGLFSFFTNVIDGLLNFIVEVLSVGPPILLIIVLALLVTYTSRWPLGIFTLLSLLLIDNLGYWESTIQTLAIVLVSGFFTILIGIPIGIWCAQSKTVQKIVTPILDFMQTMPAFVYLIPSILFFGIGVVPGIVASFIFAIAPTIRMTNLGIQEVPKELIEASDAFGSTASQKLFKVQLPLATPTILAGINQSIMLALSMVVTASLVGAPGLGADVYRAVSQINVGQGFEAGLSIVIIAIILDRITQNIRKPAYEHLISRKIILSIAAALIVVSALVLVFAKENTVKENATGIGAQTDYEVIGIEPGAGLMKQANKALKDYELTNWTLVEGSSAAMVAELKKAYENKEPIVVTGWSPHWMFSSFDLKYLDDPNNTFGGAEDINTIVRKGLEEDAPGAYTILDQFFWKPSDMEDVMVDIANGVDPAKAAEKWIQANPDKTAKWTKGAQAGNGESINLVYVAWDTEIASTNVIGKVLEQHGYNVTLSQVEVGPMFAGIANGSADAMVGAWLPSTHLDYYNTYKNDFIDLGPNLTGTKNGLVVPEYMDIDSIEDLK, from the coding sequence ATGAATATATCAAAAATTCCATTAGGAAATTGGGTAGATTCTTTCGTTGACTGGATTACCGTTGCATTTGCTGGATTATTTTCATTTTTTACAAATGTAATCGATGGGCTATTAAATTTTATTGTTGAAGTATTGAGTGTAGGACCTCCCATTCTACTAATCATTGTTTTAGCCCTGTTAGTTACCTATACTAGCAGATGGCCATTAGGCATCTTTACATTGCTTAGTTTACTATTGATTGATAATCTTGGTTATTGGGAATCAACTATTCAAACGCTTGCTATTGTTTTAGTATCCGGATTTTTTACGATACTAATCGGGATTCCAATTGGGATTTGGTGTGCTCAAAGCAAAACCGTACAAAAAATCGTTACCCCTATTTTAGATTTTATGCAAACAATGCCCGCATTTGTTTATTTAATTCCCTCCATTTTATTTTTCGGAATTGGTGTCGTGCCTGGGATTGTTGCTTCGTTTATTTTCGCGATTGCGCCAACAATTCGTATGACTAATCTTGGAATTCAAGAAGTGCCTAAAGAACTCATTGAAGCGTCAGACGCATTCGGTTCAACGGCTAGCCAAAAATTATTCAAAGTCCAATTGCCATTGGCCACTCCAACGATTTTGGCAGGGATAAACCAAAGTATCATGCTTGCTCTTTCTATGGTTGTTACGGCTTCATTAGTTGGCGCACCAGGACTTGGAGCAGATGTTTACCGAGCTGTCAGTCAAATTAACGTGGGACAAGGCTTTGAAGCTGGATTGTCGATTGTAATTATCGCAATCATCCTCGACCGTATTACGCAAAATATACGCAAGCCAGCGTACGAGCATCTTATTAGCCGGAAAATTATCCTTTCGATTGCAGCTGCGCTTATAGTAGTTTCTGCACTAGTTTTAGTGTTTGCAAAAGAAAATACAGTAAAAGAGAATGCTACTGGGATTGGAGCCCAAACCGATTATGAAGTTATTGGGATTGAACCTGGAGCAGGACTCATGAAGCAGGCTAATAAAGCCTTAAAAGATTACGAGTTAACTAATTGGACACTTGTTGAAGGTTCATCGGCAGCGATGGTTGCTGAATTGAAGAAAGCCTATGAAAATAAAGAACCAATTGTTGTAACAGGATGGTCACCCCATTGGATGTTCTCTTCGTTTGATTTAAAATATCTCGATGACCCGAATAATACCTTTGGTGGAGCTGAAGATATTAATACAATCGTCCGAAAAGGACTTGAAGAAGATGCTCCTGGTGCTTACACTATCCTTGATCAATTCTTCTGGAAACCAAGTGATATGGAAGATGTAATGGTTGACATTGCTAACGGAGTGGATCCAGCTAAAGCTGCTGAAAAATGGATTCAAGCAAATCCGGACAAAACAGCTAAATGGACAAAAGGAGCTCAAGCAGGAAATGGTGAAAGTATCAATCTTGTGTATGTTGCCTGGGATACTGAAATAGCTAGTACCAATGTTATTGGTAAAGTTCTTGAGCAGCACGGCTACAACGTGACTCTGAGTCAAGTTGAGGTTGGCCCAATGTTTGCAGGTATTGCCAATGGCAGTGCTGATGCAATGGTAGGTGCATGGCTGCCAAGTACACATCTTGATTATTATAATACCTATAAAAATGATTTCATTGATCTTGGACCAAATCTTACGGGAACGAAGAATGGACTAGTAGTACCTGAGTATATGGATATTGATTCAATTGAAGACTTGAAATGA
- a CDS encoding LemA family protein: MKKGLLGTIIAILAVIVVFVILLMSSYNGFVNKEEDVNQSYAQIENQLQRRLDLIPNLVNTVKGYASHEKEVIASVSDARAKLAGAKTPAEQATANEQLSGALSRLLVVVENYPNLKADQQFTQLMDELAGTENRIAVARKDYNEQVAVYNKKVKRMPGAIVARIAGFDEKEYFKADPNATKAPNVDFGGNGQ, encoded by the coding sequence TTGAAAAAAGGGTTGTTAGGTACAATAATTGCTATTCTCGCAGTTATAGTCGTTTTTGTCATCTTGTTGATGAGTAGCTATAATGGCTTTGTCAATAAGGAGGAGGATGTGAATCAGTCCTATGCACAAATTGAAAATCAGCTGCAACGAAGACTTGATTTAATACCAAACCTTGTGAATACAGTAAAGGGATATGCTTCACATGAAAAAGAAGTGATTGCATCAGTCTCAGATGCACGGGCCAAATTAGCTGGGGCAAAAACTCCTGCAGAACAAGCAACAGCTAATGAACAATTATCAGGTGCGTTAAGTCGCTTGCTTGTAGTTGTTGAGAACTATCCTAACTTAAAAGCCGATCAGCAGTTTACTCAATTAATGGATGAACTTGCAGGCACGGAAAATCGAATTGCCGTAGCTCGCAAAGATTACAATGAACAAGTTGCAGTCTATAACAAAAAGGTAAAAAGAATGCCAGGAGCAATTGTAGCAAGAATAGCTGGATTTGATGAAAAAGAATATTTTAAAGCGGATCCTAATGCAACTAAAGCTCCTAATGTTGACTTTGGAGGCAATGGTCAATGA
- a CDS encoding glycerate kinase, producing the protein MKIVIAPDSFKGSLTAVEAAQAIERGVKKVSQSIKTILVPVADGGEGTMDSLVAATNGRTIEVSVKGPLLDSVQAAYGVLGDGQTCVIEMASASGLCLIDATKRNPLLTTTFGTGQLIKKALDDGCRKFILAIGGSATNDGGVGMLQALGMQLLDSDGESVGYGGGELSRIVQIDDQDFDSRIAGCEFLIASDVQNPLLGREGASYVFGPQKGATPQMVEILDQNLSHWADLVEKKTGIRLHDKPGAGAAGGIGGAFQAFFPSKTKRGIDIVIEYTGLADKLTNADCAFTGEGQIDFQTASGKTPMGVAEEAKKKGIPVFVLAGSIGKDIDVLYEHGITSVHSIVNAPMTLQEAITRGAVLLEDTAEQVMRTYLALLKK; encoded by the coding sequence ATGAAAATTGTTATTGCGCCCGACTCATTCAAAGGGAGTTTGACGGCAGTAGAAGCCGCACAGGCAATTGAAAGAGGGGTAAAAAAGGTATCACAGAGCATAAAAACCATTTTAGTGCCTGTTGCTGATGGCGGAGAGGGGACAATGGATAGTTTAGTAGCTGCTACTAATGGACGAACGATTGAAGTGTCTGTGAAAGGACCTCTGCTTGATTCCGTTCAGGCAGCCTATGGAGTTCTAGGAGATGGACAAACTTGTGTTATTGAAATGGCTAGTGCTTCCGGTTTATGTCTCATCGATGCTACTAAGCGGAATCCATTGTTGACTACAACATTTGGTACAGGACAATTAATCAAAAAAGCATTAGATGACGGCTGCCGGAAATTTATCTTAGCGATTGGTGGAAGCGCTACCAATGATGGCGGTGTCGGCATGTTGCAAGCGTTAGGTATGCAGTTGTTGGATTCAGACGGGGAGTCCGTTGGCTACGGTGGCGGTGAGCTTTCTCGCATTGTTCAAATCGATGATCAAGATTTTGACTCTCGGATTGCTGGTTGTGAATTTTTAATTGCATCAGATGTGCAAAATCCATTGCTTGGCAGGGAGGGGGCCTCGTATGTATTTGGGCCGCAAAAAGGTGCTACTCCTCAAATGGTAGAAATACTAGACCAGAATTTATCACATTGGGCAGATTTAGTAGAAAAGAAAACAGGCATTCGCTTACATGATAAACCAGGTGCTGGTGCAGCGGGTGGAATCGGTGGAGCTTTCCAAGCTTTTTTTCCTTCCAAAACAAAAAGGGGAATCGACATCGTTATTGAATATACGGGTTTGGCCGACAAATTAACGAATGCGGATTGTGCCTTTACTGGGGAAGGACAAATAGATTTTCAAACAGCTTCTGGAAAGACGCCGATGGGTGTTGCAGAGGAAGCAAAGAAGAAGGGAATTCCTGTATTTGTTCTTGCTGGTTCGATTGGTAAAGACATTGACGTATTATACGAACATGGCATTACTAGCGTTCATAGTATTGTAAACGCTCCTATGACGCTGCAGGAGGCGATTACAAGAGGAGCGGTATTGCTAGAAGATACCGCAGAGCAAGTGATGCGTACGTACTTAGCATTATTGAAGAAATAG
- a CDS encoding RNA-guided endonuclease InsQ/TnpB family protein: MEHRTQQILIKNGHRMFGYCQMMCQNSKNMQNTTNFYIRQVYTSLTQDKKLQPLQEEVLGNINQYFEAMNNNQLLAYEKNVVKEMAKEKQKEVKCNLFEKPCKEHPHVDYNFLDSLFKLMNQHDYRSLPVQSSQSAMKQVFDNWKSFFESNKDYKVHPEKYKGKPRIPGYCRAKEKEVKITNQDCVIKEGKYLKFPKTKERLNIGKLGCLDGKLQEVRIIPRYGHYVIELVMKTKNEVEITKKTEKLMSIDMGIDNLAAITTNTGMEPLIIKGTPVKSINQYYNKEKAHYLGILRQGMNPKEGQFTSKRLEKLHEKRFLMIKDYFHKASYHIEVLALQEKVDVIVIGQNKDWKKEMNMGKRNNQSFAHIPHSMFIEMIKYKAEQHGIKVLVVEESYTSKASFVDGDFIPTYEKGSNGKHHFNGKRIKRGLYKTKHGFLVNADVNGSANILKKTYLKLNETDDFNIEAVRVWNPKSIIA; the protein is encoded by the coding sequence ATGGAGCATCGAACACAGCAAATTCTAATTAAAAATGGTCATCGTATGTTTGGTTATTGTCAAATGATGTGTCAGAATTCAAAGAATATGCAAAATACGACCAATTTTTATATTCGTCAAGTGTATACGTCTTTAACGCAGGACAAAAAGTTGCAACCATTGCAAGAAGAAGTGTTGGGGAATATTAATCAATATTTCGAGGCTATGAATAATAACCAACTTTTAGCCTATGAAAAAAATGTAGTGAAAGAAATGGCAAAGGAAAAGCAAAAAGAAGTTAAATGCAATTTATTTGAAAAACCATGCAAAGAACATCCGCATGTAGATTACAATTTTCTTGATTCGCTATTTAAACTCATGAATCAACATGATTATCGATCATTACCCGTGCAATCCAGTCAATCTGCGATGAAACAAGTATTTGATAATTGGAAATCATTTTTTGAATCAAATAAAGATTATAAAGTACATCCTGAAAAGTACAAAGGTAAGCCAAGAATTCCTGGTTATTGTCGTGCCAAGGAGAAAGAAGTAAAAATCACCAATCAAGATTGTGTGATTAAGGAAGGGAAATATTTAAAATTCCCTAAAACAAAGGAACGATTAAATATTGGAAAATTAGGTTGCTTAGATGGAAAACTTCAAGAAGTTCGAATTATTCCTCGTTATGGTCATTACGTTATTGAACTTGTGATGAAAACCAAAAATGAAGTAGAAATCACAAAAAAGACCGAAAAGTTGATGTCGATTGATATGGGGATTGATAACTTAGCGGCGATTACAACCAATACAGGAATGGAACCCCTTATTATCAAAGGCACACCTGTTAAATCGATTAATCAATACTACAATAAAGAAAAAGCTCACTATTTAGGGATTCTTCGTCAAGGAATGAATCCAAAAGAAGGGCAATTTACAAGTAAACGTTTAGAAAAACTTCATGAAAAACGTTTTTTAATGATTAAAGATTACTTCCACAAAGCAAGTTATCATATTGAAGTATTAGCTTTACAGGAAAAAGTAGATGTCATTGTGATCGGTCAAAACAAAGATTGGAAAAAAGAGATGAATATGGGAAAACGAAACAATCAATCTTTTGCTCATATTCCACACAGTATGTTTATTGAGATGATCAAATACAAAGCAGAACAGCATGGTATTAAAGTATTGGTTGTGGAAGAGTCCTACACCTCGAAAGCAAGTTTTGTAGATGGTGACTTTATTCCTACCTATGAAAAAGGTTCAAATGGAAAACACCACTTTAACGGAAAACGTATTAAACGAGGTTTGTACAAAACAAAACATGGATTTTTAGTCAATGCAGACGTAAACGGCAGTGCCAATATATTAAAGAAAACGTATCTGAAATTAAATGAAACAGATGATTTCAATATCGAAGCCGTTCGTGTTTGGAATCCAAAAAGCATTATTGCTTAA
- the arsD gene encoding arsenite efflux transporter metallochaperone ArsD: MNKVEIFDPAMCCSTGVCGPSVDSELTRVASAVYSLEKKGFNITRYQLTNDPDKFAKNKEIHRILMEKGPDALPVVLVNDQVVKVGSYPANEEFAEWFEVKAEELNEKPKSGLSINLNQL; the protein is encoded by the coding sequence ATGAATAAAGTTGAGATTTTTGATCCTGCAATGTGTTGTTCCACTGGAGTATGCGGTCCTAGTGTGGATTCAGAGTTAACGAGAGTAGCATCTGCTGTTTATTCATTAGAGAAAAAAGGCTTTAATATTACACGATACCAATTAACAAATGACCCTGATAAATTTGCAAAAAACAAGGAAATACATCGTATTCTTATGGAAAAAGGTCCCGATGCCTTACCCGTTGTTTTAGTTAATGACCAAGTTGTCAAAGTAGGAAGTTACCCAGCCAATGAAGAATTTGCAGAATGGTTTGAAGTAAAAGCTGAAGAGTTAAATGAAAAACCAAAATCTGGACTTTCTATTAATTTAAATCAACTATAA